The following coding sequences are from one Haploplasma axanthum window:
- a CDS encoding AAA domain-containing protein, with amino-acid sequence MIKKAISKAIKNRNWISIEYLNKKDEITNYWIAINDIDIENKGFRVSTFNVALMTENNDSILDTWISFDKIQNALLVENTKYDQPNGLIDKIESNLDRLEWLEYDTYSNGIIDYVYECMINEESPYQRETTLVKGIDQDKLEEVRIKEKYFLTYEQISDLVPKLEILSKQDQKNTFESVTLVLNMLSISTKRGLYVVAYKELDFNPKEKSLVLSPEINFNYTFAANTELKYKHHLKNYLDIDTEEFTNLFTHDQLKAKNMLHAEVLKHGEELDDKPYIMDLTRIVYIHIEKELDMIKLKQKEKQLSTPLKAFFGNMTGSFLSGRTRTVDVVLMDDRVNIDQLRVIYNSLTKPITYVQGPPGTGKTQTIINGLISAFFNGDKVLVSSNNNKPINDIYDKIMKLKSKNKNKDLYLPFIRLGNKEETLKSLNYIKKILPIIEKHKIYEDKLEVHARTSAEDMKKINELLSDYEERVELEEEIDSLTSMKENLNIELRGLIINQMIYDKRKRLESLPIIKDDDVKKSIKEIDDKFLVWLFFTGIKYYKRIFEPKNKEFLNILYVDDEDEKSRLFNSYLKDDKNFSNFQKIFPVILTTNQSAHRLGSQSESFDLVIIDEAGQSSIGYSLFAIARAKRLLLVGDQNQLKPVISMAKENNDILMKKYDISESYDYIENSILLSMQKVDTVSKYVLLRYHYRSHRDIINFSNKKYYNGQLKIPLKSSLEGNALEVLKVDTSNTARPTDKNTSLLEIDAIIRDINEKKYTDVGVITPFRNQANLIEEAFKSVGLSDVAVGTVHTFQGDEKDVIYLSSAITKHSNVKSFDWLKNNQELINVATTRAKKKFILVSDFNEIKRKSEDKNDFYELAEYTINNGKEIELTESTKTYFINGANFKNYDTKKEKEFLETINHLLTTADKYVLENKVRIASILNIYLTKEKYDFALKGEFDLVISRRVGNQNIPVVVVELDGKEHKENIEVIKKDKIKEEICRDNNIEIKRIDNKYSRRYIYIKSFLGEILR; translated from the coding sequence ATGATAAAAAAAGCGATAAGTAAGGCAATAAAAAATAGAAATTGGATTTCTATTGAATATTTAAACAAGAAAGATGAAATAACAAACTATTGGATAGCAATTAATGATATTGACATTGAAAATAAGGGGTTTCGTGTCAGTACTTTTAATGTTGCATTAATGACAGAGAATAATGATTCAATACTTGATACATGGATATCTTTTGATAAAATTCAAAATGCATTATTAGTTGAAAATACAAAATACGATCAACCAAATGGACTTATTGATAAGATTGAATCTAATTTAGATAGACTTGAATGGTTGGAATATGACACTTATAGTAACGGTATTATTGATTATGTATACGAATGTATGATTAATGAGGAATCACCGTATCAAAGAGAAACAACATTAGTTAAAGGAATTGATCAAGACAAACTTGAAGAAGTAAGGATTAAAGAAAAGTATTTTTTAACATATGAACAAATAAGTGATTTAGTACCGAAGTTAGAAATACTATCAAAACAGGATCAAAAAAACACTTTTGAGAGTGTTACATTAGTTTTAAATATGCTTTCAATATCAACAAAAAGAGGTTTATATGTTGTTGCATATAAGGAGTTAGATTTTAATCCAAAGGAAAAGTCTTTAGTATTATCACCAGAGATTAATTTTAATTATACATTTGCAGCAAATACCGAATTAAAATATAAGCACCATTTAAAAAACTATTTAGATATAGATACAGAAGAGTTTACAAACCTTTTTACTCATGATCAATTAAAAGCAAAAAACATGTTACATGCTGAAGTTTTAAAACATGGAGAAGAATTGGATGATAAGCCATACATAATGGATTTAACAAGAATAGTATATATTCATATTGAAAAAGAATTAGATATGATAAAGTTAAAGCAAAAAGAGAAGCAATTATCAACACCATTAAAAGCATTTTTTGGAAATATGACAGGCTCTTTCTTAAGTGGAAGAACAAGAACTGTTGATGTCGTTTTAATGGATGACAGAGTTAATATTGATCAATTAAGAGTTATTTATAACTCATTAACAAAACCAATCACATATGTTCAAGGACCACCTGGAACGGGTAAAACTCAAACTATAATAAACGGTCTTATATCAGCTTTCTTTAATGGAGATAAAGTACTTGTTAGTTCTAATAATAATAAACCTATTAATGATATATATGATAAGATAATGAAGTTAAAAAGCAAGAATAAAAATAAAGATTTATATCTTCCGTTTATTAGACTTGGAAATAAAGAGGAAACATTAAAAAGTTTAAACTATATTAAAAAAATACTTCCGATAATAGAGAAACATAAGATATATGAAGATAAGCTTGAAGTTCACGCAAGAACTAGCGCTGAGGATATGAAGAAAATCAATGAGCTTTTATCTGATTATGAAGAAAGAGTTGAATTAGAAGAAGAAATTGATTCACTTACTTCAATGAAAGAGAATCTAAACATTGAACTTAGAGGATTAATCATTAATCAAATGATTTATGATAAAAGAAAAAGACTTGAAAGTTTACCAATAATAAAAGATGATGATGTTAAGAAATCTATTAAAGAGATTGATGACAAATTCCTAGTTTGGTTGTTTTTTACAGGTATAAAATATTATAAAAGAATATTTGAACCTAAAAACAAAGAGTTTTTAAACATATTATATGTTGATGATGAAGATGAAAAATCAAGATTATTTAATTCATATTTAAAAGATGATAAGAATTTTTCTAATTTTCAAAAAATATTTCCAGTAATTTTAACAACTAATCAATCTGCACATAGATTAGGAAGTCAAAGTGAATCATTTGATTTAGTTATTATTGATGAGGCAGGACAATCATCAATTGGATACTCATTGTTCGCAATTGCAAGAGCAAAAAGACTTTTATTGGTTGGAGATCAAAATCAGTTAAAACCAGTAATAAGCATGGCAAAAGAAAATAATGATATATTAATGAAGAAATATGATATTAGTGAATCATATGACTATATTGAAAATTCAATTCTACTTTCAATGCAGAAAGTAGATACAGTATCAAAATATGTTTTACTTAGATATCATTATAGGTCACATAGGGATATTATTAATTTTAGTAACAAGAAGTATTATAACGGTCAACTTAAAATACCATTAAAATCGTCACTTGAAGGCAATGCACTTGAAGTATTAAAAGTAGATACATCAAATACTGCAAGACCTACAGACAAAAATACATCATTATTAGAAATAGATGCCATAATAAGAGATATAAATGAAAAGAAGTATACAGATGTTGGTGTAATAACACCATTTAGAAACCAAGCAAATTTAATTGAAGAAGCATTTAAAAGTGTTGGGTTGTCTGATGTTGCTGTTGGTACAGTGCATACATTCCAAGGTGATGAGAAAGATGTTATATATCTATCAAGTGCAATAACTAAGCATTCTAATGTAAAATCATTTGATTGGCTTAAAAATAATCAAGAACTTATAAATGTAGCAACAACAAGAGCAAAAAAGAAATTCATACTAGTTAGTGATTTTAATGAAATTAAAAGAAAATCAGAAGATAAAAATGATTTTTATGAGTTAGCAGAGTATACCATTAATAACGGTAAAGAAATAGAATTAACAGAATCAACTAAAACATATTTTATTAATGGCGCTAATTTTAAAAACTATGATACTAAAAAAGAAAAAGAGTTTTTAGAAACAATCAATCATTTACTCACAACAGCAGATAAATACGTTTTGGAGAATAAAGTTAGGATTGCATCAATTCTAAATATTTATCTAACTAAAGAAAAATATGATTTTGCATTAAAAGGGGAATTTGATTTAGTAATATCTAGAAGAGTTGGAAATCAAAATATTCCAGTTGTTGTAGTAGAACTTGATGGTAAAGAACATAAAGAAAACATTGAAGTAATCAAGAAAGATAAAATAAAAGAAGAAATATGTAGAGATAATAATATTGAAATTAAAAGAATTGATAACAAGTACTCTAGAAGATATATTTATATAAAGAGTTTCCTTGGGGAAATATTAAGATAG
- a CDS encoding DEAD/DEAH box helicase has protein sequence MLKPYQLEGFKWLKTLYDNNLGGILADDMGLGKTIQMISLFDSIKTDKPLLVVCPKSLVYNWESELDKFKIQIEKIVYVGSKKEREEIIGKIKSSKEKLIVISSYDTLRNDIDEFRDIKFDTIVLDEAQNIKSIDALRTIAAKSIDAEKRFVLTGTPIENGISDLWSIFDFLMPGYLYTYQRFKRIEERATTSDEKAMDFIIKKTAPFILRRTKKTVLKELPPKIEEVIYGKFDNESRKAYDSYLLKVKERIENPEVNKMEILADITKLRQLAISPKLLYNDYESDSEKIELLTNLIDNSVESGHKVLVFSSFVKALDLVKEKYNEDLYFELTGKTEARSRIDMVNEFNKEESTKKVFFISLKAGGTGLNLVGADIVIHIDPWWNDAAEQQANDRTHRIGQKNSVTIYKVIMKESIEEKILELQAIKKELFEQIVEEGDSRISKMSINDYKYLLE, from the coding sequence TTGCTTAAACCATATCAATTAGAAGGATTTAAATGGCTTAAAACGTTATATGATAACAATTTAGGTGGTATTTTAGCGGATGATATGGGATTAGGAAAAACTATTCAGATGATTTCTTTATTCGATAGTATTAAAACAGATAAACCATTACTTGTTGTATGCCCTAAGAGTTTGGTATATAACTGGGAAAGTGAGTTAGATAAATTCAAAATTCAAATTGAAAAGATTGTTTATGTTGGAAGTAAGAAGGAACGCGAAGAGATCATTGGAAAAATTAAAAGTTCTAAAGAAAAATTAATAGTTATAAGTTCATATGATACGTTAAGAAATGATATTGATGAATTTAGAGATATTAAGTTTGATACAATTGTTTTAGATGAAGCTCAAAATATTAAAAGCATTGATGCATTAAGAACGATTGCAGCTAAGAGTATTGATGCTGAAAAACGATTTGTTTTGACAGGAACGCCAATTGAAAATGGAATATCTGATTTATGGAGTATTTTCGACTTTTTAATGCCAGGATATTTATATACATATCAAAGATTTAAACGTATTGAAGAAAGAGCAACAACAAGTGATGAAAAAGCTATGGATTTTATTATTAAAAAAACAGCGCCATTTATTCTTAGAAGAACTAAAAAAACAGTTTTAAAAGAATTACCACCAAAGATTGAGGAAGTAATTTATGGTAAATTTGATAATGAAAGCAGAAAAGCTTATGATTCATATTTATTAAAAGTTAAAGAAAGAATTGAAAACCCTGAAGTTAATAAAATGGAGATTCTTGCTGATATTACAAAATTAAGACAATTAGCAATCTCACCAAAACTTTTATATAATGATTATGAAAGTGATAGTGAAAAGATTGAGTTATTAACAAACTTAATTGATAATTCGGTAGAATCCGGACATAAAGTTCTAGTGTTTTCTTCATTTGTAAAAGCTTTAGATTTAGTTAAAGAAAAATATAATGAAGACTTATACTTTGAATTAACTGGAAAAACAGAAGCAAGAAGCCGTATTGATATGGTTAATGAATTTAATAAAGAGGAAAGTACTAAAAAAGTTTTCTTTATTTCACTTAAAGCAGGGGGAACGGGATTAAACTTAGTTGGTGCTGATATCGTTATTCATATTGATCCATGGTGGAATGATGCAGCGGAGCAACAAGCGAATGATAGAACTCATAGAATTGGTCAAAAGAATAGTGTAACAATCTACAAAGTTATTATGAAAGAAAGTATTGAAGAAAAGATTTTAGAGCTACAAGCAATCAAAAAAGAGTTGTTTGAACAAATTGTTGAAGAAGGTGACTCTAGAATTAGTAAAATGAGTATTAATGATTATAAGTATTTATTAGAGTAG
- a CDS encoding SNF2 helicase associated domain-containing protein, translating to MNFSNFEKEINNTIIKRGKDYYKWGTVENIEHNQYNNTITANVLGSSDYYYDTEVQIHNNEIIDYNCSCPYEGVCKHVVALLYEIRGNHELNELVRGTSNNNILSNSSYYKKLETVTEQYMVTSTDFDNFYKTLIEYIESLKLPSTDVIKQIQIYFNFGQRNHANMENYHFLVYELFVKLKNIFSNLELEALINQYISTAYSLTNYRNTIIDKIVSQISDKEIKYLYYKALIMNDKLIYINRIQANDIKNVVGILKSNAVINGNYLLPFLNMNEDIQKQIVNYFKSNISDNEKYLASYNFWVNPDYHYYNILKKMLTYDEILKIAEKINIRKIRFSNFLFLTYELKMDLNLDAISFTYEDIVSNLDKIENGLKIKLIKKLRIEILNDHFRRTMTIDEMLILFDKLGGDFKNLLQNDFSLCFRLYDLKIFNDENMLYLKNQGLPEQLRNIFGLHKNRVSSIRDYRIIIIEDKDNFNSSVFIEYLTDFGYCDIYEFKIVNNQLSLKDDDIYFLSNFKEELSNQISDEKQKEYDLIVDRLYPKRQEKLEIKEKQETPLLIQQLSDQITNYDVPLLSEQVKIFPILALEFKDATNKRKIVRDGYKPIGAKVGFNKDYIVKNLGIFLNLIEEKQFFSYGKSLAFHHDLRQFDDRSKKLISIFEKSAGIIKYRNSDFLSMSDSKIDEIIDVCKGGYLYLVNEYNVVFSNSYFLYKVLENDYLVDISLEEKGFKLNLNDSLRSEIILELKSSDYLVDIDNKTIQKIHYINQKQRNITKFILDNPRINVEYAIDDFINKIIPFIDQEIKFSESLKEKVVNKTIRIDSYLDYDTKKDVIALKRKYYDNNIEVLKPNTEFQKVIIDKYNQTLETFGFEKDIIKNQELIIHFITANLDSLKKFGELYISETLKGMQVKKMEKAKISITLNSGLLKTHIEQKEFNEEELRKILKAYEKRRNIFI from the coding sequence ATGAATTTTAGTAACTTTGAAAAAGAGATTAATAATACTATAATAAAAAGAGGAAAAGATTACTATAAATGGGGAACAGTTGAAAATATTGAACATAATCAATATAACAATACTATAACTGCTAATGTCCTTGGTAGTAGTGATTATTATTATGATACCGAAGTTCAAATTCATAATAATGAAATCATAGATTATAATTGTTCGTGTCCTTATGAAGGAGTATGCAAACATGTTGTAGCACTTCTTTACGAAATAAGAGGAAATCATGAGTTAAATGAACTTGTTAGAGGAACAAGTAATAATAATATACTTTCTAATTCAAGTTATTATAAAAAATTAGAAACAGTCACTGAACAATACATGGTAACAAGTACCGATTTTGATAATTTTTACAAAACTTTAATTGAATATATTGAATCATTAAAATTACCAAGTACAGATGTTATTAAACAAATCCAAATTTATTTTAATTTTGGTCAAAGAAATCATGCCAATATGGAAAATTATCATTTTTTAGTTTATGAGTTATTTGTAAAACTAAAAAATATTTTTTCAAATTTGGAACTAGAAGCTTTAATCAATCAATACATATCAACCGCTTATAGTTTAACTAATTACCGAAATACAATTATTGATAAAATAGTTTCTCAAATCAGTGATAAAGAAATTAAGTATTTGTATTATAAAGCACTAATTATGAATGACAAATTAATTTATATAAATAGAATTCAAGCAAACGATATTAAAAATGTCGTTGGTATTTTAAAAAGTAATGCTGTAATTAATGGAAATTACCTATTACCTTTTTTAAATATGAACGAAGATATTCAAAAACAAATAGTCAATTACTTTAAAAGTAATATCAGTGATAATGAAAAGTATTTAGCAAGTTATAATTTCTGGGTTAATCCAGATTATCATTATTATAATATTCTTAAGAAAATGTTGACGTATGATGAAATTTTAAAAATTGCAGAAAAGATTAATATTAGAAAAATAAGATTTAGTAATTTTTTATTTTTGACTTATGAACTTAAAATGGACCTTAATTTAGATGCAATAAGTTTTACATACGAGGACATTGTTAGTAATTTGGATAAAATTGAAAATGGTTTAAAAATTAAGTTAATCAAAAAACTCCGAATAGAGATTTTGAATGATCACTTTAGAAGAACAATGACAATAGATGAAATGCTGATTTTGTTTGATAAACTTGGTGGAGATTTCAAAAATCTTCTGCAAAATGATTTTAGTCTGTGTTTTCGTTTATATGATTTAAAAATATTTAACGATGAAAATATGTTATATTTGAAAAATCAAGGATTACCGGAACAATTAAGAAATATTTTTGGACTCCATAAAAATAGAGTTTCAAGTATTAGGGATTATCGAATAATAATTATAGAAGATAAAGATAACTTTAATTCAAGTGTTTTTATTGAATATTTAACGGATTTTGGGTATTGCGACATATATGAATTTAAAATTGTTAATAATCAATTAAGTTTAAAAGATGATGATATTTATTTTTTAAGTAATTTTAAAGAAGAATTAAGTAATCAAATTTCTGATGAAAAACAAAAAGAATATGATTTAATTGTTGATAGGTTATATCCAAAAAGACAAGAAAAATTGGAAATCAAGGAGAAACAAGAAACTCCGTTATTAATTCAACAGTTATCAGATCAGATCACTAATTATGATGTTCCATTACTTAGTGAACAAGTAAAAATATTTCCAATACTTGCTCTTGAATTTAAAGATGCAACCAATAAAAGAAAGATAGTAAGAGATGGTTATAAACCAATTGGTGCTAAAGTAGGATTTAATAAAGATTATATTGTTAAAAACTTAGGAATTTTTTTAAATTTAATTGAAGAAAAACAGTTTTTTAGTTACGGAAAAAGTTTAGCATTTCATCATGATCTAAGACAATTTGACGATCGAAGTAAAAAGCTTATTTCAATATTTGAAAAAAGCGCTGGAATCATAAAATATCGAAATAGTGATTTCTTGTCAATGAGTGACTCTAAAATCGATGAAATAATTGATGTTTGTAAGGGTGGATATTTATATTTAGTAAATGAGTATAATGTTGTATTTTCAAATAGTTATTTTTTATACAAAGTATTAGAAAATGATTATCTTGTTGATATATCATTAGAAGAAAAAGGTTTTAAACTTAATTTGAATGATTCTTTAAGATCTGAAATTATTTTAGAGTTAAAATCATCTGATTATCTTGTTGATATAGATAATAAAACAATTCAAAAAATCCACTACATTAACCAGAAACAAAGAAATATTACAAAGTTCATTCTTGATAATCCAAGAATTAATGTTGAATATGCAATTGATGATTTTATTAATAAGATTATTCCTTTTATTGATCAAGAAATTAAGTTTTCAGAATCATTAAAAGAGAAAGTCGTTAATAAAACAATTAGAATTGATAGTTACTTAGATTATGATACTAAAAAAGATGTGATTGCTCTCAAGAGAAAATATTACGATAATAATATCGAAGTATTAAAACCTAATACAGAATTTCAAAAAGTTATTATTGATAAATATAACCAAACTTTAGAAACATTTGGATTTGAGAAAGATATAATTAAGAATCAAGAGTTAATTATTCATTTTATTACTGCAAATCTAGATTCATTGAAGAAGTTTGGTGAATTATATATTTCAGAAACACTAAAGGGTATGCAAGTAAAGAAAATGGAAAAAGCTAAGATTAGCATTACTTTAAATAGTGGATTATTAAAAACACATATTGAACAAAAAGAATTTAATGAAGAAGAATTAAGAAAAATCTTAAAAGCATATGAAAAAAGAAGAAATATATTTATTTAA
- a CDS encoding helix-turn-helix domain-containing protein — MRKFDQSREIALFIEKLREYRNISQEEFLDDIVSMRQYRRYMNGDSTLSYVILDKLAIKLGFDAEFIIMELETEKIKQTQAVVNLYNAVATGNIDKSVELFMQINEKHLISENDRLLFSHAKYFFD, encoded by the coding sequence ATGAGAAAATTTGATCAATCGAGAGAAATCGCATTATTTATTGAAAAACTGCGCGAATATCGAAACATTTCGCAAGAAGAATTTTTAGATGATATCGTATCTATGAGACAATACCGTAGATATATGAATGGTGATTCAACTTTGTCTTATGTCATCTTAGACAAACTTGCTATCAAGCTTGGTTTTGATGCCGAGTTTATTATTATGGAGTTAGAAACTGAAAAGATAAAACAAACTCAAGCGGTTGTTAACTTATATAATGCTGTTGCTACTGGAAATATAGATAAATCAGTTGAACTTTTTATGCAGATAAACGAAAAACATCTTATTTCTGAAAACGACAGATTATTATTTAGTCATGCTAAGTACTTCTTCGACTAA
- a CDS encoding IS91 family transposase: MDTNVYVKNLYKDLLATAAKNGNTVYENELTRLSNLEHVRSLNSNHVSIKEIFRAFWPSFKLLHQDKLRSSIIKNVESMIDCRNLSKGYLFYECSKCDHYHLSGLSCHSRFCSSCGHKYRDSRSLEIQKKLISVPHRHFVFSLPFDLRPFFWKCRPLFDCLFKSVNDSLHFSLDLSKKDLADDARLGFVAFLHTSGRSLNLHPHIHVLIAEATIDKFNKKKDLYFFPFERLRKTFMFKFLSLASKVLKAFGNHSLYREFNILRSKIIKKYKDGFYTYGPRIKEFTKFYNTKKIANYIARYASHPPIAESNILSLDSTNSTVSWRYTPHDDPNNPVVITEHPHIFISRLIRHIHDEGFHQIRYYGFYANKSARANSFTKLVSKSSIDYLKSRLKWRIMLLDTFKFDPLLCSCGAKMVLNIKLSFLPNNNKGAYISDA, encoded by the coding sequence ATGGATACTAATGTTTATGTTAAAAATCTTTATAAAGATTTACTAGCCACTGCTGCTAAAAATGGTAATACTGTTTATGAGAATGAATTAACGAGACTTTCTAATCTTGAGCATGTTCGTTCCCTAAACTCTAATCACGTCTCTATAAAGGAGATTTTTCGCGCTTTTTGGCCTTCTTTTAAATTACTTCATCAAGATAAACTTCGTTCTTCTATTATTAAAAATGTTGAATCTATGATTGATTGTAGAAATTTATCTAAGGGCTATCTTTTCTATGAGTGCTCTAAATGTGATCATTATCATTTATCTGGTTTATCTTGTCATTCTAGATTTTGTTCCTCTTGTGGCCATAAATATCGTGATTCTCGCTCTTTGGAAATTCAAAAGAAACTTATTTCTGTTCCTCATCGTCATTTTGTTTTTTCTCTTCCCTTTGATTTAAGACCTTTCTTTTGGAAGTGTCGACCTTTATTTGATTGTTTATTTAAATCTGTTAATGATTCTCTTCATTTTTCTTTAGATCTTTCTAAAAAAGATCTAGCAGATGATGCTAGGCTTGGCTTCGTTGCTTTCCTTCATACTTCGGGCCGTAGTTTAAATCTTCATCCTCATATTCATGTTTTAATTGCTGAAGCTACTATTGATAAGTTTAACAAGAAAAAAGATCTTTATTTTTTTCCTTTCGAACGTCTCAGAAAGACTTTTATGTTCAAATTCTTATCCTTAGCTTCTAAAGTTCTCAAAGCTTTTGGTAATCATTCTCTTTATCGTGAATTTAACATCTTAAGGTCTAAAATTATCAAAAAATATAAAGACGGTTTTTATACTTACGGTCCTAGGATTAAAGAGTTTACTAAATTTTATAACACTAAAAAAATTGCTAATTATATTGCTAGATATGCTTCTCATCCTCCTATTGCTGAATCCAATATTTTATCTCTTGATTCTACTAATAGCACTGTCTCTTGGCGTTATACTCCTCACGATGATCCTAATAATCCTGTCGTTATTACTGAACATCCTCATATCTTTATTTCTAGACTAATTAGACATATCCATGATGAGGGTTTTCATCAAATTCGTTACTATGGTTTTTATGCTAATAAATCTGCTCGTGCTAACTCTTTTACTAAATTAGTTTCTAAATCTTCTATTGATTACTTAAAATCTAGATTAAAATGGCGTATAATGTTGCTAGATACTTTTAAGTTTGATCCCCTTCTTTGTAGCTGTGGTGCCAAGATGGTTTTAAATATCAAACTTTCATTTCTACCAAATAATAATAAAGGAGCTTATATTTCTGATGCCTAA
- a CDS encoding ABC transporter ATP-binding protein: protein MKTLIEMKNVSKEFLQNEEKIVALKETNFVAKEGEFIGIIGPSGSGKSTFLTILGGLQKPTTGTVHIEGKPFSELDIKENSKVRFERIGFILQASNLIPFLNVREQLTLYNRISKTKPDHEWIQELFNKLDVNNLEKKYPNELSGGERQRVAIAKALYHNPAVVFADEPTASLDTKRAFEVVGLLQKATKEQNKATIMVTHDERLLKYCDRVYEIIDGVMKEK, encoded by the coding sequence ATGAAAACATTAATAGAAATGAAAAATGTTAGTAAAGAGTTTTTACAAAATGAAGAAAAAATTGTTGCTTTGAAAGAAACTAACTTTGTTGCTAAAGAAGGTGAGTTTATTGGAATTATTGGGCCAAGTGGAAGTGGTAAATCAACTTTCTTAACAATCCTTGGTGGACTTCAAAAACCAACAACAGGAACTGTTCATATTGAAGGTAAACCATTTAGTGAGTTAGATATTAAAGAAAACTCAAAAGTGAGATTTGAAAGAATTGGTTTTATATTACAAGCATCTAATTTAATTCCATTTTTAAATGTTAGAGAACAATTAACACTATATAACAGAATTTCAAAAACTAAGCCTGATCATGAATGGATTCAAGAATTATTTAATAAACTGGATGTTAATAATTTAGAAAAGAAATATCCAAACGAATTATCAGGTGGAGAGCGACAAAGGGTCGCAATCGCAAAAGCACTTTATCATAACCCCGCAGTTGTCTTTGCAGATGAGCCAACAGCTAGTTTAGATACTAAAAGAGCTTTTGAAGTAGTTGGACTTTTACAAAAAGCAACGAAAGAACAAAATAAAGCGACAATTATGGTAACTCATGATGAAAGGTTATTAAAGTATTGTGATAGAGTATATGAAATAATTGATGGTGTAATGAAAGAAAAATAA
- a CDS encoding ABC transporter permease codes for MYLAWKELTKNKRKFGLIIALVALITYLVYFLTALAYGLASSYTNGINKIGADYITMSDKANDNIMMSMLKDEDFNNTNVNGSKSKFGLFPAVIMNGDDVESKLDAYIFGVDDITFYVNDFKSKLEGKNVIVDNKLEKEGYKIGDAISLSNSEERWTIVGFTKNATYQTAPIVYISLDTWREYRFSGSESSTFNAIFIKGEVNDSNGLTVYKISDFNQTLPGYTAQVLTFTMMIGFLIVIIAFALGIFIYVLTIQKISMFGVMKAQGISNKYISLSVINQTILIVLIGTVFGLLLTVLTGAFLGSVIPFAINYLLYAIITICFFLFPILSGLFSVSMITKIDPLRAIG; via the coding sequence ATGTATTTAGCTTGGAAAGAATTAACGAAGAATAAACGTAAGTTTGGATTAATTATTGCCTTGGTTGCTTTAATCACGTACTTAGTTTATTTTTTAACAGCATTGGCATATGGTTTGGCATCTTCATATACTAACGGTATAAATAAAATTGGTGCTGACTATATAACAATGAGTGATAAAGCAAATGATAATATTATGATGTCAATGCTTAAGGATGAAGATTTTAATAATACAAATGTTAATGGATCAAAATCAAAGTTTGGATTGTTTCCTGCCGTTATTATGAATGGTGATGATGTTGAATCAAAATTAGATGCGTACATCTTCGGAGTTGATGATATCACTTTTTATGTCAATGATTTTAAATCTAAATTAGAAGGAAAAAATGTAATTGTTGATAATAAACTAGAAAAAGAAGGATACAAAATAGGAGATGCAATCTCATTATCTAATAGCGAAGAAAGATGGACAATAGTAGGGTTTACTAAAAATGCAACTTATCAAACTGCTCCAATTGTCTATATTAGTTTAGACACATGGAGAGAATATCGATTTAGTGGAAGTGAATCAAGTACATTTAATGCAATCTTTATTAAGGGTGAAGTAAATGATAGTAATGGATTAACAGTTTATAAGATTAGTGATTTTAATCAAACGTTACCAGGCTATACTGCACAAGTTTTAACTTTTACGATGATGATTGGATTTTTAATTGTTATAATTGCATTTGCATTAGGAATCTTTATTTATGTGTTAACAATTCAAAAGATTAGTATGTTTGGTGTAATGAAGGCACAGGGTATTTCAAATAAATATATTAGTTTATCAGTTATTAACCAAACGATTTTAATTGTTTTAATTGGAACTGTTTTTGGATTATTATTAACTGTTTTAACAGGTGCATTTCTTGGAAGCGTAATTCCGTTTGCTATTAACTATTTATTATATGCAATAATAACGATATGTTTCTTTTTATTTCCGATTTTATCTGGACTATTCTCAGTATCAATGATAACTAAGATAGATCCATTAAGAGCGATTGGGTAG